TTACTTCTTTAAATATTCTTTTGCTGTCATAATTGGAAGCTTTGAGTTTTTAAAATCCTTCTTATTCCGTGTGATAATAATGTCTATTCCATTTTCTAAAGCAGTATGGTATTGAATTGCATCTTCGAAATCTTTAAAGTCTGAAACTAAAGCAAGTTCTATAACTTTATCATCTAATGGCGAAACACTTACCAACACTTTAAACTTTATTAAAGTCTTGCGAGCATTATCAAGTTTTTGATATTTGCAAAGTAAATAATGTGTGTTAGCAAAAGTTAATGCGGAAACAAAAAGCTCAACCTTTTTATTATC
The genomic region above belongs to Saprospiraceae bacterium and contains:
- a CDS encoding PIN domain-containing protein, whose protein sequence is MERLLVDTNIVLDLLSKREEFYYEAQELFTLADNKKVELFVSALTFANTHYLLCKYQKLDNARKTLIKFKVLVSVSPLDDKVIELALVSDFKDFEDAIQYHTALENGIDIIITRNKKDFKNSKLPIMTAKEYLKK